The proteins below come from a single Alnus glutinosa chromosome 9, dhAlnGlut1.1, whole genome shotgun sequence genomic window:
- the LOC133877337 gene encoding zinc finger A20 and AN1 domain-containing stress-associated protein 8 produces the protein MDHDETGCQAAPEGPILCINNCGFFGSAATMNMCSKCHKDIMLKQDQAKLAASSIGSIVNGSSSSNENESVVATVEVQVNSVEPKAISVGPSFSFGFGSGESGEAKPKEGPNRCTSCNKRVGLTGFNCRCGNLFCAVHRYSDKHDCPFDYRTAARDAIAKANPVVKAEKLDKI, from the coding sequence ATGGACCACGATGAGACAGGATGCCAAGCTGCCCCTGAAGGTCCCATTTTGTGCATTAACAACTGTGGCTTCTTTGGAAGCGCAGCTACTATGAACATGTGTTCCAAGTGCCACAAGGATATTATGTTAAAACAGGACCAAGCTAAGCTTGCTGCTTCATCGATTGGAAGTATTGTGAATGGATCATCAAGCAGCAATGAAAATGAATCTGTTGTTGCTACTGTGGAGGTCCAAGTCAACTCAGTGGAGCCAAAGGCCATCTCTGTGGGACCATCCTTTAGTTTTGGTTTTGGCTCAGGGGAGAGTGGTGAGGCAAAGCCGAAGGAAGGTCCAAATCGCTGCACCAGCTGTAACAAGCGGGTTGGTTTAACAGGATTCAATTGTCGGTGTGGTAACCTTTTCTGTGCAGTACATCGCTATTCGGACAAACATGACTGCCCCTTTGATTATCGCACTGCTGCTCGTGATGCTATAGCTAAAGCCAACCCCGTTGTCAAGGCAGAGAAACTTGATAAAATCTAA